CTCCGCATCCACGCCGGACGGCAGGTGAACCTCCCGGGGAAGTGTCGGTTTCTCGTGATAAAACTGGGTGACAAAGGAAAGGAAATCCTCTTCCTCCTCACCATAGTGGTGGAAGATGGAGACATCCCGTTCAATCAGCTTTCCCTGACGGACAAAAAACACCTGGACACACATCATTCCCTTGTCCGCCACATAACCGAATACATCCCGGTCCAGCGCATCATTCAGTGTGACGTGCTGCTTTACCATCACGGTCTCGATGTGCCGGATCAGATCGCGCAATTCCTTCGCCCGCTCAAAGTCGAGCGCTTCAGCCGCTTCATCCATCTTTCGCTTCAGATCCCTCTGTACTTCCTGATGGCCGCCGTTCAGGAATCGAATAATGTGACGAGTCATCTCCTCATACTGGGATGGATCCACATCAAACTCGCAGGGAGCCACACATTGCCCCAGATGATAGTACAGACAGACTCGCTTAGGAAGGGTGCGGCACTTGCGCAAGGGATACAGTTTATCCAGCAGTTTCTTGGTTTGTTGAGCGGCTTGGGCGTTGGGGTAAGGGCCGAAATAACGGGAGCCGTCCTTTTTCACCCGGCGTGTCACCTCCAGCCGGGGATGTTCTTCTTTTGTTAAGCGAATATACGGATACGACTTATCATCCTTCATGAGGACGTTGTAGTGAGGGCGATGCCGTTTGATCAAGTTGGCTTCCAGAACCAGTGCGTCGATCGCAGTCTCCGTAACGATATATTCAAAATCGGCAATCTGCGAAACCATGAGTTGGGTCTTCCCGTCATGGCTGCCGGTAAAATAGGATCGGACGCGGGATTTTAGACTTTTGGCCTTTCCCACATACAGGATCCCGCCGTCACCATCCTTCATCAAATAGCAGCCAGGCTGGTCCGGCAAGAGCGAAAGTTTTTCTTTTATCGCACGTTTCATCATGGCTCCCTCCCTTTCTTATGGTACCACAGGAACGGATGTTTCTCCTTTCTTCTCTTTCGTTCTTGCCTGCGGGTTGTCCTGACATCTAGGAAGGGCTAACATAGATTTATCACACATCCGCATGATGGGAGGAATCCTCCATGGTGGAATCTTTTCGATTGATCAACCGTCATGGTATGAAAATATGGATCAGCGCGCTGTTCGGCGGTACCACTGTCGCAATCCTGCTGCTAATTCCACATCTGTTTATGGCGCTTTTACTTCAATCCGAATGGTCATCCCTTATGGCCCAAGGAAAGACATGGCTCGATTCCGCCGGTTCCTGGCGGGAGATGGCCGCAGAAGTTTTCCGTAACGTTCAGAACGGGGGAATCACCCTCCTCAGCTATGGAGTCCTTGTCTCATTGTTCACCCTTCTTTCCTTCTCCTTCTTCGTTTCCGGATTGATGGGTGTGGTCCGTCAAGCCGCCGTGGAACAGCAAGTATCCCTCGGCCACTTTTTTTCCTTCGGATTTCATTACGTGTTTCGGATGCTGACATTGGTCGTTCTGCAAATGGGGAGCATCGCCCTGCTGTTGGCCGGATGTTGGGTTGCCTGGTCCCTGGTACCGGGAGAATGGTACTGGCAAGCTGCGTTTGCGACAGCAGGCCTCACCCTTTTCCTGGTCCTAACCGCTGCTTTTTGTCACATGGCCGTCGTGATGTTCGCCGAAGAAATGGGAGTGTTCCGCTCCTTCGGATATGGTTTCATCGCCGTTTTTCGCCGATTCGGCTCCACCCTCGCCTCCCTGCTCGGCTCATGGTTCGCCGGGATCGGCGGAGCGACGCTGTTGACCTTTTTGTCCGTTTTTCCCTGGTTAGTGCTGCAGTTCTTTGATGACAGAGCAATCACCCTCATTGTCGGGGTGATATTTGGCAGTCTGCTGGCGATTATGTTGGGAACTTTCCCATCCATCTTAGCCTTGGCTGTATTGTTCCAACGGTATTTGACCCATATCCAGGACGACCTGTTTCCCGAAGACGATATAGAACCGTTGCTGCTGCAGCCGTTCACCGACGAGGAAGAGATCGCTGCGGCGCAGGAACCGTTCGATTATAGACGGTAAGCCGTGATTACATAGACAACACATATGAATCAAGACGACTGACACCCCTTGTTTAAGGGGTGTTTCATTCTCCCTTTTACTGAAAATAATCCACTTGATCCATTCAGGGGATTATGATTAGTCTGTTCGTACTAATCGTCATAAAATTTACTCCACCTGCTTCCATCACCGGAAAAATCGTTTATTATAGGGGGTGTGCTATGATTTTCGCTTGTTAGAAGGAGGTTTTATTCTTGGGTACATATTTTCGACTCTTGGGTCGACATGGATTGAAGATGTGGCTGAGCAACCTGTTGGGGTTCGCCACTACTTCCATTATCGTCGGTGTATTTTACTTGATCTTTTTTTTCCTTCTCATTGCAATCATTGGAGCCGGCGGAGCAGCCATGGGAGACGCCCTGACCGGGGATGACCCTGCTGCGTTAGGTGAGGCCGTGGCGGGTCTCGGTGCAGGACTTTTGATTTTGGTATTGATCGGAACGTTGTTTTTCATCGTTCTTAGCATCTTCATCTATAGCTTCCTGTTTGCCGGCAGTTATTCTATGGTGAACGAGATCGCGCTGGACGGAACTTCCTCGTTCGGTACCTATTTCAGCTCCGGCTTCCGCTTTTTTGGTCGCATGTTTTTTCATTTGATTCTGATGGGACTCCTATTGATCCCCTTTTCCATCCCGGCATTGGTGGGTGAAGCGCTTGTCATCTGGTCCCATTTCAATGGAAGTCAAACCGGAGTTGCACTGTGGGGGATCGTCGCCATTTTGGGTTGGATCTTTGTTGGCATCGTCAACTTGGGAGCGATGCACGGCCCCGTTATCCTGACGGCGGAAAACAAAGGGGCATGGGAATCGCTCAAGCTTTCTTATAAGGTGACCGTTAAATCCTTTGGAAAAGCGTTCGTCACCATCGTGTCCGTCATCGGAGCCGTTATTGCCTATTATGTCGTATTCGGCCTTCCCATGATGTTGTCCGCCGCATTCGCCAGTGAGGACAATATTGGAGCCGCCTTACTCTATCTGCTGTTCCTCGGTCTCTTCCTCTTGACCCTCCCCTTCGCGCAGATGGCGTTCCAGTTAATCGTTTCCCTGCGCTATAAATGGTACCTGCGCAAATGGGTGGTGCCGGAAGAGGAATGGCCGGATCAATCAACTGGAAATACGGGGGAAAACGGTTTTACCCACACGGCTTTTCCACCACGGGATGACTCTCTGAAAACGGAACCTTCCCCCACCGCACAACCAAAATCGGAAGGGGAGACAGACGCGCAACCTTCCTCTAACGATCCTGGCGAAACAGATGCCCGTCCCCGGAACCAGTATCCGCAGTTTCCCACGGATCCTCACCTGAAGTAAGCCGTCTCAATCAGCTGTCGGGCGTGTGTCCGACAGCTTTTCTTACAAAGACAGGAACAGGATGAAAACACTCCGGAGTAGACTCGTTAAAAAACCGATTGATAAAAGAAAGGATTCCATGCAATGCCAACCACGTGGGAACTATTAAAAAAATACGGATTAAAGATGTATGGAACCAACCTGTTGGGTTGGGTGATTACGTTTGCAGTCTCTACTGTTTTGGGTTTTCTTGCGCAAATTCTCTATCTCGTCCTGTTTGGTGTGGCTGTCCTCGGGTTTGGAAGCAGCGGCCCTGACCGGGATGCAGCCGGAATCGGCTTCTTGATTTTGATGGTTTTGATCAACCTCTTCTTTTATCTCTTCATGTACTTATGTAACGCATTTTTGGTATCCGGCAGCTACTCCATGACGATCGAAGCGGTATGGAAAAATCGGTTTCAATTCTCCACCTATTTTCATCACGGTTTCTCCAAGCTTAAATCGGTCGTGGTTCAGATGCTTTTAACTTGTTTGCTGTATATCCCGCTCCTGTTTCTGCCTGTTTTCTTTTTGGTTATGATGGGGATCGGAATGGAAAGGGGGAACACCGGCCTTGGATTGGGAATGTTCCTACTCTTGCTCAGTTCTTGGATTCCGTTTGCGCTGTTGACCTTGGCACTCCTTCACGCTCCCATCATCTTGATCGCAGAAGAGCGGGGAGCCTGGCAGTCCATCAAGGATTCGTGCAAATTGTTTGTTCGGTCTTTCGGCTCCGTTTTTGTCACCGGCCTGATCGGAATCGCCTATATGGCGGCTCCACTCATGGCGTTCATCCCGCTGTTCCCGCTCCTTTTTTTAGCCGATGGGAATGAAGCCCTGGCAGCTGTAGGCTTCTTCTTCATGCTTCTCCTGTTTTTCGGCAGCATGTTTCTGCTTCCGTTTCTCCAAATCGCCTTTCAGGTGACAGCGGTACGCCGGTATAAACAACTTCTTCGGAAGCATATCGTTACCGATGA
The nucleotide sequence above comes from Desmospora profundinema. Encoded proteins:
- the uvrC gene encoding excinuclease ABC subunit UvrC; this encodes MKRAIKEKLSLLPDQPGCYLMKDGDGGILYVGKAKSLKSRVRSYFTGSHDGKTQLMVSQIADFEYIVTETAIDALVLEANLIKRHRPHYNVLMKDDKSYPYIRLTKEEHPRLEVTRRVKKDGSRYFGPYPNAQAAQQTKKLLDKLYPLRKCRTLPKRVCLYYHLGQCVAPCEFDVDPSQYEEMTRHIIRFLNGGHQEVQRDLKRKMDEAAEALDFERAKELRDLIRHIETVMVKQHVTLNDALDRDVFGYVADKGMMCVQVFFVRQGKLIERDVSIFHHYGEEEEDFLSFVTQFYHEKPTLPREVHLPSGVDAELLDQWLEGVHVHIPQRGMKKRLVDMATQNAEIALKERFQLMERDQDRTVEAARKLGEAMGIGYPKRVEAFDNSNIQGADPVSAMVVFTDGVPDKKEYRKYKIRSVAGPDDYETMREVIRRRYTRVLKEDLPLPELVIVDGGKGQMSAALDVLENELGIYVSVAGLVKDEKHRTAKLLFGDPPVEVELKRGSREFYLLQRIQEEVHRFAITFHRQARGKSMIHSVLDEIPGVGEKRKQMLYKHFGSIQRMAEAPVEEYRQAGIGDKLARQIREALQRAEAEKAHE